One Hyphomicrobium sp. CS1GBMeth3 DNA segment encodes these proteins:
- the thiS gene encoding sulfur carrier protein ThiS: protein MHLVVNGSDLMADVSTLSELVAALGYAGTAVATAVNGEFVAAARRDVVGLADDDLVEIVAARPGG from the coding sequence ATGCACTTGGTCGTGAACGGCTCCGATCTGATGGCCGACGTTTCCACGTTGTCTGAGCTTGTCGCAGCTCTCGGCTATGCGGGCACTGCCGTGGCGACGGCGGTCAATGGCGAATTCGTGGCAGCGGCGCGGCGTGATGTGGTTGGCCTCGCGGATGACGACCTTGTCGAGATCGTCG